The following coding sequences lie in one Saccopteryx bilineata isolate mSacBil1 chromosome 5, mSacBil1_pri_phased_curated, whole genome shotgun sequence genomic window:
- the JCHAIN gene encoding immunoglobulin J chain — protein MKKHLLFWGVLAIFTKAVLVTAQDKEEVTVLADNKCKCARVTSRIIPSPENPSEDIVERNIRIIVPLTNRENISDPTSPMRTKFVYHLSDLCKKCEPTEVELENQVFTVSQSNICDEDNEVCYTYDRNKCYTNRIPFSYDGKIIMVESALTPESCYPD, from the exons ATGAAGAAGCATTTGCTTTTCTGGGGAGTTCTGGCCATTTTCACTAAGGCTGTTCTTGTGACAG CCCAAGACAAAGAGGAAGTGACTGTTCTTGCTGACAACAAATGTAAGTGTGCCCGCGTTACTTCCAGGATCATCCCTTCTCCTGAAAATCCTAGTGAAGACATTGTGGAGAGAAACATCAGAATTAT tgtcccTCTGACCAACAGGGAGAATATTTCTGATCCCACGTCACCAATGAGAACCAAATTTGTGTACCATTTGTCCGACCT CTGTAAAAAATGTGAGCCTACAGAAGTGGAACTGGAAAATCAAGTATTTACTGTCTCCCAGAGCAATATCTGTGATGAGGACAATGAGGTCTGCTACACTTACGACAGAAACAAGTGTTATACCAACAGGATCCCCTTCTCGTATGACGGCAAGATCATAATGGTGGAATCAGCTCTGACCCCGGAATCCTGCTACCCTGACTAA